One genomic window of Dehalococcoidales bacterium includes the following:
- the ileS gene encoding isoleucine--tRNA ligase encodes MFQPVSSRVSFPQVEERILDLWRKNNTFIRSVDERRNGPRFVLYEGPPTTNGKPGVSWVMPRVLKDIIPRYKTMKGYYVPRIGGWDTHGLPVELEVEKELGFSGKADIEEYGIERFNDRCRESVSLYIKEFEDLTERIAYWTDMEHAYVTMDNNYIESVWWAIKQMWDKGLVYQGYRVTPHCPRCGTSLSSHEVAQGYKENTEDPSVYIKFRIVPSGDELPERLRDLVGQEKTYLLAWTTTPWTLPGNTALAVAPDDEYAVVEVDGEYLIMASALLLVTGLGDRTVAGTFQGKELAGVRYEPLFNPDSFNVERQRFQERSELPVQEPDDNLTYRVIATDFVSMEEGTGIVHVAPAYGEVDYQAGQDNDLDFVHHVDLQGNISGNYPFSGRFVKDADPLVLDDLEKRGLLFRSESVLHTYPFCWRCDAPLLYYAKQTWYIRTTTVKDSLLRGNDEINWYPEHIKYGRFGDWLKNNVDWAFSRERYWGTPLPVWQCPSCGKFECVGSVSELGEMGATGLEEPLDLHRPFVDGITLKCTECGGEMRRVPEVIDCWFDSGAMPLAQDHYPFENETLLEDGRFPADYICEAIDQTRGWFYSLHAISTLLFDRPCYRNVICHGHILDAKGEKMSKSKGNIVDPWAVINKFGADALRWSFFTSVPVGNSMRFDEGLLTEISRRLLMTLWNVYSFFITYANIDEFTPGHDNTLLEYSELDRWILSELNQLVRDVDAGLDDYDPTGAGRKIEDFVNVLSNWYVRRSRRRFWKSENDADKLAAYNTLYECLGTLSRLMAPFTPFLAEELYQNLVCSVFPEAPDSVHLADFPIADETLIDGKLSEVTRLAMKVSNQGRAARSQAGIKVRQPLAMASTTLIKSQSDLDRVKLQIMEELNVKDIIREAPDVIDTKAAQGLYEVKVEAAGSTGITIDIPPELAAEGMAREVVHRLQTMRRSAGFNIADHITTFYEGDTYIRQVMEDWADYIRQETLSRQLAEGVPETDAFTASYKLVGHDIKLGVRREA; translated from the coding sequence TCGACCTGTGGCGGAAGAATAATACGTTCATCAGGAGTGTTGATGAACGCCGGAACGGCCCCCGTTTCGTCCTGTATGAAGGCCCACCCACCACCAACGGCAAGCCTGGCGTTAGTTGGGTAATGCCCCGTGTCCTTAAAGACATTATCCCCCGCTACAAGACAATGAAAGGCTACTACGTTCCGCGAATTGGAGGCTGGGACACGCACGGCCTGCCGGTAGAGCTGGAGGTAGAGAAGGAACTTGGCTTCTCCGGTAAGGCAGATATTGAGGAGTACGGCATCGAGCGATTCAATGACCGCTGCCGCGAGAGCGTCTCCCTCTATATCAAGGAGTTTGAAGACCTGACTGAGCGCATCGCATACTGGACCGACATGGAGCATGCCTACGTGACCATGGACAACAACTACATTGAGTCCGTCTGGTGGGCGATAAAACAGATGTGGGACAAGGGTCTGGTCTACCAGGGCTATAGAGTCACACCCCACTGCCCGCGCTGTGGTACGTCGCTCAGCTCCCATGAGGTCGCCCAGGGCTACAAGGAAAACACCGAAGACCCCTCGGTGTACATCAAGTTCAGAATCGTCCCTTCGGGCGACGAGCTTCCGGAGAGACTGCGAGACCTGGTTGGCCAAGAGAAGACCTACCTCCTGGCCTGGACAACCACTCCCTGGACATTGCCGGGTAACACTGCCCTGGCTGTAGCCCCTGATGATGAATACGCGGTCGTTGAGGTTGACGGTGAGTACCTGATTATGGCATCAGCGCTGTTACTGGTGACAGGTCTGGGTGACCGCACGGTGGCAGGGACTTTCCAGGGGAAAGAGCTGGCCGGTGTGAGATACGAACCGCTTTTCAATCCAGACTCATTCAACGTGGAGCGACAGCGTTTCCAGGAGCGTTCTGAACTGCCTGTGCAGGAGCCGGACGATAACCTGACCTACCGCGTGATTGCCACTGACTTCGTCTCTATGGAAGAGGGTACCGGCATTGTCCATGTCGCTCCCGCCTACGGCGAAGTCGACTACCAGGCCGGGCAGGACAACGACCTCGATTTCGTCCATCACGTCGACCTCCAGGGTAATATCAGCGGCAACTATCCCTTCTCGGGCAGGTTCGTCAAAGACGCCGACCCGCTGGTGCTGGATGACCTTGAGAAGAGAGGGCTGCTCTTTCGCAGCGAGTCAGTCCTGCACACTTACCCGTTCTGCTGGCGCTGTGATGCCCCCCTGCTCTACTACGCCAAGCAGACCTGGTACATCAGGACTACCACCGTTAAGGACAGTCTTCTGAGGGGTAATGACGAGATAAACTGGTACCCGGAGCATATCAAGTACGGCCGTTTCGGGGACTGGCTGAAGAACAATGTCGACTGGGCATTCTCACGGGAGCGCTACTGGGGGACTCCCCTTCCGGTCTGGCAGTGCCCGTCCTGCGGCAAGTTCGAATGTGTTGGTAGTGTTAGCGAGCTGGGAGAAATGGGCGCCACCGGACTGGAGGAACCCCTGGACCTGCACCGTCCCTTCGTTGACGGGATAACGCTTAAGTGCACCGAATGTGGTGGTGAGATGCGGCGGGTACCGGAGGTAATCGATTGCTGGTTCGACTCCGGGGCAATGCCACTGGCCCAGGACCACTACCCATTTGAGAATGAAACCCTACTGGAAGACGGGCGCTTTCCGGCCGACTATATCTGCGAGGCTATCGACCAGACGCGCGGATGGTTCTACAGCCTGCACGCCATTTCCACCCTTCTCTTCGACCGGCCCTGTTATCGCAATGTTATCTGCCACGGTCATATCCTGGACGCTAAAGGCGAGAAGATGAGCAAGAGCAAGGGGAATATCGTTGACCCGTGGGCCGTAATCAATAAGTTCGGTGCCGACGCTCTGCGGTGGTCCTTTTTCACGTCCGTACCCGTGGGGAACTCCATGCGATTTGACGAAGGTCTGCTCACTGAGATATCGCGGCGTCTCCTGATGACCCTCTGGAATGTCTACTCCTTTTTCATTACCTACGCTAACATAGACGAGTTCACCCCCGGACACGATAACACGCTGCTGGAATATTCGGAGCTTGACCGATGGATACTCTCCGAGCTTAATCAGCTCGTCAGGGACGTCGATGCCGGTCTTGATGACTACGACCCGACCGGAGCAGGACGCAAGATAGAGGACTTCGTTAATGTCCTGTCCAACTGGTATGTGCGCCGCAGCCGGAGACGGTTCTGGAAGAGTGAGAATGACGCTGATAAGCTGGCCGCTTATAACACACTCTACGAGTGCCTGGGGACATTGTCCAGGCTAATGGCGCCGTTCACACCGTTCCTCGCCGAGGAGCTATACCAGAACCTGGTCTGTTCCGTCTTTCCGGAAGCCCCGGACAGCGTGCACCTGGCCGACTTCCCAATTGCCGACGAGACGCTGATAGACGGGAAGCTATCGGAGGTTACGCGCCTGGCGATGAAGGTGAGCAACCAGGGACGGGCAGCCCGCAGTCAGGCCGGCATCAAGGTACGACAACCTCTGGCGATGGCATCAACTACTCTCATAAAGAGTCAGAGCGACCTGGATAGAGTCAAGCTACAGATAATGGAGGAGTTGAACGTAAAGGATATTATTCGCGAAGCTCCGGATGTAATAGACACGAAGGCTGCACAGGGTCTTTATGAAGTGAAAGTCGAAGCAGCTGGTTCTACAGGCATAACCATAGACATTCCCCCGGAGTTGGCCGCAGAAGGCATGGCGCGGGAGGTGGTGCACCGGCTCCAGACAATGCGTCGCTCAGCCGGTTTCAATATCGCGGACCACATCACCACCTTCTACGAAGGTGATACTTATATCAGGCAGGTTATGGAGGACTGGGCCGACTACATCAGGCAGGAAACGCTGTCACGACAACTTGCTGAGGGAGTGCCGGAGACGGATGCTTTTACCGCGAGCTACAAGCTGGTCGGGCATGATATCAAACTGGGAGTGAGGCGTGAGGCTTAG